The following proteins are co-located in the Leptospira weilii genome:
- the cas5e gene encoding type I-E CRISPR-associated protein Cas5/CasD, translating to MKDYLVFRLYGPLVSWGNIAVGEYRPSDSFPTKSALIGLLSASFGFDRSEDEKISELVEGVFFATKVFTPGSLLRDYHTIQSPGNVKRTLLTRKDELLDSEYVETILSSRDYRVDAVYDVALSEKKRTSYSLKKIRNALLNPIYTPYLGRKSCSIALPMCPEILSSDSFPNAFEEYNKILIKKYESSNYKDPLPDLFSKSSSILYLWEDSTELSEKDHTHSRRDEVLNRNRWQFQDRKEFFKSVSKA from the coding sequence ATGAAAGATTACCTGGTATTCCGCCTCTACGGTCCTCTTGTTTCCTGGGGAAACATCGCTGTGGGCGAATATCGTCCCAGCGATTCTTTTCCGACCAAATCCGCCTTGATCGGTTTGCTCTCCGCTTCTTTCGGATTCGATCGCTCGGAGGACGAAAAAATTTCGGAACTCGTTGAAGGCGTTTTTTTTGCGACCAAAGTGTTTACTCCCGGAAGTCTATTACGGGATTATCATACGATCCAAAGTCCCGGCAACGTCAAACGAACTTTACTCACCAGAAAGGACGAACTTTTGGATTCTGAATACGTTGAGACCATTCTTTCGAGCAGAGATTATCGAGTGGACGCAGTTTACGACGTCGCTCTCTCGGAAAAAAAACGAACCTCCTATTCTTTGAAGAAAATTAGAAACGCCCTTTTGAATCCGATTTATACTCCCTATTTAGGCAGAAAATCCTGTTCGATCGCCCTTCCTATGTGCCCCGAGATTTTGAGTTCGGATTCGTTTCCGAACGCATTCGAGGAATATAATAAAATTCTTATTAAGAAATACGAATCTTCAAATTACAAGGACCCTTTGCCGGATTTGTTTTCGAAATCATCCTCGATTTTGTATCTTTGGGAAGATTCGACGGAGCTCTCGGAAAAAGATCATACCCATTCTCGGAGAGACGAAGTATTAAACCGAAACAGATGGCAGTTTCAAGATAGAAAGGAGTTTTTCAAGAGTGTGTCCAAAGCCTGA
- the cas1e gene encoding type I-E CRISPR-associated endonuclease Cas1e, translating into MTNRNLQELPKFEDNWSHLYFEKGRIDQFQKSIGFHYLDKVVPIPIETIGLLLLGPGTSITHEAIKRISDSRCLLAWTGEGGVRFYSAGYTGTYSARNLLRQVEAYGNPKERDLVIRRMYQFRFSDEIPADATIEQIRGLEGARVRKIYREWSQKSGVPWKSRSYDQNSWDWSDPINRALSSANACLYGVVHAAILQSGFSPAIGFVHTGKQLSFVYDIADLYKAEITIPLAFEITAEDATNVERRIRFACRDKFKLSKLLKRIIPDIKELIYGGFDFGESEDFSEGRDVAVSH; encoded by the coding sequence ATGACAAACAGAAACCTTCAAGAACTTCCAAAATTCGAAGACAATTGGTCGCATTTATATTTTGAAAAGGGTAGAATCGACCAATTTCAAAAATCCATCGGTTTTCATTATCTGGATAAAGTCGTTCCGATTCCGATCGAAACGATCGGCCTTCTTTTATTGGGTCCGGGAACCTCGATTACTCACGAAGCCATCAAAAGGATTTCGGACAGCAGATGTCTTCTTGCTTGGACGGGCGAAGGTGGAGTCCGTTTTTATTCGGCCGGCTATACGGGTACTTATTCCGCAAGAAATTTACTTCGCCAAGTGGAAGCTTACGGCAATCCGAAGGAAAGAGATTTAGTGATCCGTAGAATGTATCAATTCCGTTTTTCGGATGAGATTCCTGCAGACGCCACCATCGAACAAATTCGCGGCTTAGAGGGGGCGAGGGTTCGAAAAATTTACAGGGAATGGTCCCAAAAATCCGGAGTTCCTTGGAAGAGCAGATCTTACGACCAAAATAGCTGGGACTGGAGCGATCCGATCAACCGCGCTCTTTCTTCCGCAAACGCCTGTCTTTACGGAGTGGTTCACGCGGCGATCCTTCAATCCGGTTTTTCCCCCGCTATCGGTTTTGTTCATACGGGCAAACAGTTGTCCTTCGTTTACGACATTGCGGACCTTTACAAAGCGGAAATTACGATTCCTTTGGCTTTCGAAATTACAGCTGAAGATGCGACTAACGTAGAAAGAAGGATCCGTTTCGCATGCAGAGATAAATTCAAACTTAGTAAATTACTTAAAAGGATTATTCCGGATATCAAGGAGCTGATTTATGGTGGTTTTGATTTTGGAGAGAGTGAAGACTTCTCAGAGGGGAGAGATGTCGCGGTTAGCCATTGA
- the sufC gene encoding Fe-S cluster assembly ATPase SufC, with amino-acid sequence MTEILKIQNLRAGIQTGDSGEIKEIVKGVNLTIRSGEIHAIMGPNGSGKSTLSNVIMGHPKYRVLSGDILFEGKSILDLPTNERARLGIFLCFQYPTSIPGVTIGNFLKTIVKSVRGKELPVREFRKELKEAMAALDIPESFIARYVNDGFSGGEKKRNEILQMSLLKPKLSVLDETDSGLDIDALRIVSEGINRNKAPEKSILLITHYQRMLNYIAPDFVHVFAKGKILKTGTRELALELEEKGYDWVLAESED; translated from the coding sequence GTGACCGAGATTTTAAAAATCCAGAACCTCAGGGCAGGAATTCAGACCGGCGATTCTGGAGAAATCAAAGAGATCGTAAAGGGCGTCAATCTCACGATTCGATCCGGAGAGATTCATGCTATTATGGGACCGAACGGTTCCGGAAAAAGTACGCTTTCCAACGTCATCATGGGTCATCCGAAATACCGAGTGTTGTCGGGTGATATTTTATTCGAAGGAAAATCTATTTTGGATCTTCCGACAAACGAACGTGCGCGCCTCGGAATCTTCCTCTGCTTTCAATATCCTACGAGTATACCCGGAGTTACGATCGGAAACTTCCTAAAAACCATTGTAAAGTCCGTAAGAGGAAAGGAACTACCGGTCAGGGAATTTAGAAAAGAACTCAAAGAAGCCATGGCTGCGCTCGATATTCCGGAATCGTTTATCGCGCGTTATGTGAACGACGGGTTTTCCGGAGGGGAGAAAAAGAGGAACGAAATTCTCCAAATGAGTTTGCTCAAACCGAAACTTTCCGTATTGGACGAAACTGATTCGGGACTGGACATAGACGCGCTTCGAATCGTAAGCGAGGGAATCAACAGGAACAAAGCTCCGGAAAAATCCATTTTACTCATCACGCACTATCAAAGAATGCTAAACTACATAGCACCCGATTTCGTTCACGTGTTTGCAAAGGGAAAAATCCTGAAAACCGGAACGAGAGAACTTGCACTGGAATTGGAAGAGAAGGGATATGACTGGGTCCTTGCAGAATCCGAAGACTGA
- a CDS encoding DUF389 domain-containing protein: protein MQKKTSREQKTNDQEPNFWDLLSPLFEFVNSLFHIRNDTDENGTIESIKRGVNFSGSALWILIFAIFIASIGLNINSTAVIIGAMLISPLMGPIMGAGLALGIYDFELLKKSLRNLAVMTFLSLFTSAIYFLISPLSDAQSELLARTSPTIYDVLIAFIGGATGIVAGSRKDKISNAIPGVAIATALMPPLCTAGYGLANWNLKFFFGAFYLYLINSVFIGISTLIFVRYLKFTRTVYTDPAVDKKIYRYVYLVSICLILPSLYFAYDIVVDSSFKRNAKSYLENHFSFERSKILSANVVRKSGEKKIEVTIIGETLSEDVLTQLKSLLPKYGLEGTELKIIQSGGAEEHKRPGNLSLETGVGSKNQEEKIQLLENELRTLKDKDHLVQSVAKEINVLFPYVESFSFGDFLVQNVQDFTSSKEATILVKWKRPISDVEKKRLELFLKLRIGVESLKVLDL, encoded by the coding sequence ATGCAAAAAAAAACATCTCGTGAACAGAAAACCAACGATCAAGAGCCCAATTTTTGGGATTTATTGAGCCCATTGTTTGAGTTCGTCAATTCCTTGTTTCATATCAGAAATGACACCGATGAGAATGGGACTATCGAATCGATCAAACGGGGAGTCAATTTTTCGGGGTCCGCTTTATGGATTTTGATTTTCGCGATCTTCATAGCGTCGATCGGTCTGAATATCAATTCTACTGCGGTGATCATTGGAGCCATGCTTATTTCTCCTTTGATGGGACCAATCATGGGTGCGGGGTTGGCGCTCGGAATTTACGACTTCGAACTTTTGAAAAAATCCCTACGCAATCTTGCGGTAATGACATTTTTAAGCCTCTTTACTTCCGCAATATACTTTTTGATTTCCCCGCTTTCCGACGCTCAATCCGAACTTTTGGCGAGAACGTCTCCCACCATATACGACGTGTTAATCGCATTTATCGGAGGTGCAACCGGTATTGTGGCGGGTTCTCGAAAAGACAAGATTTCGAACGCGATTCCCGGAGTGGCAATCGCCACCGCTCTGATGCCTCCGCTTTGTACCGCGGGTTACGGACTTGCGAATTGGAATTTAAAATTTTTCTTTGGCGCTTTTTATCTGTATCTGATCAACAGTGTTTTTATCGGAATCAGCACCCTAATTTTCGTGCGTTATTTGAAATTCACTCGCACTGTTTATACGGACCCGGCGGTCGATAAAAAGATTTACCGTTATGTGTATTTGGTGTCCATCTGTTTGATTCTTCCTAGTCTTTATTTCGCCTACGATATCGTGGTCGATTCTTCGTTTAAACGGAACGCAAAGAGTTATCTTGAGAATCATTTCTCGTTTGAAAGGAGTAAGATCCTCTCCGCAAACGTCGTAAGAAAGAGCGGCGAAAAAAAAATCGAAGTCACTATAATCGGTGAAACTTTGTCCGAAGATGTTCTTACTCAGTTGAAATCTCTTCTTCCTAAATACGGTTTGGAAGGAACCGAGTTGAAGATCATCCAGTCTGGGGGTGCGGAGGAGCACAAGAGGCCTGGAAATCTTTCTCTCGAAACCGGAGTCGGTTCGAAAAACCAGGAAGAAAAGATTCAACTTTTGGAAAACGAACTTCGCACTTTGAAAGATAAGGATCATTTGGTTCAATCCGTGGCGAAAGAAATCAACGTATTGTTTCCTTACGTGGAATCGTTTTCTTTCGGAGACTTTCTGGTTCAGAATGTTCAGGATTTTACCTCCTCGAAGGAAGCTACGATACTTGTAAAATGGAAACGTCCGATCAGTGACGTGGAAAAAAAACGACTGGAACTTTTTTTGAAATTAAGAATAGGAGTGGAAAGTTTAAAGGTCTTGGATCTCTGA
- the casA gene encoding type I-E CRISPR-associated protein Cse1/CasA, with protein MNLIKDVWIPAQRFSGKFEEISPFEITSQIENDSDPVVSLNAPRPDFNGALLQFLIGLLQAVFPPENETEWEDLFVNPPSPEVLKEAMEKVESAFELFGDGPRFMQDKNLNEEDTIFDISALFIESPGENTIKLKKDFFIKRDSISQICEKCAGIGLFSFQTNSPSGGQGHLTSIRGGGPLTTFVTSKLKDPKKNSLWSKLWLNVLPKSYFQVNGQKKIPFQSVFPWTNPKIEDLQTKGKTTTPQDLHPLSVYWSYPRRILLRKEEENGVCDVCNRSSSVLVRSYHTKTYGLSYSEGGWIHPFSPYYKSKESWLPYHPQPGGILYHYWQTIALGKGQEDQAALVVRRSLNRKIPGEQTSILTFGYDMDNMKARCWYESEIPFFNIPSDKIEKFEEQVSQILNTSTEIKKNLRQAVCDFWLNKKKDIKGDLAPLGVSFLKDTESSFYDLIRNVKENLISGATDFVTLKKTWLKLLNESACKLFDQYVDYYKLGVEDPKRIIEASNNLKTSNLGSKTRNILGLTTPEKPSKRRKK; from the coding sequence ATGAATTTAATCAAGGACGTTTGGATTCCGGCCCAAAGGTTTTCCGGAAAATTTGAAGAGATCTCCCCATTTGAGATCACTTCCCAAATCGAGAACGATTCGGATCCGGTCGTGTCTTTAAACGCTCCCAGACCGGACTTTAACGGCGCGTTGCTTCAATTTTTGATCGGACTTTTACAGGCCGTTTTTCCCCCCGAAAACGAAACCGAATGGGAAGACCTTTTCGTAAATCCTCCCTCCCCCGAGGTTCTAAAAGAAGCGATGGAAAAAGTGGAATCCGCCTTTGAGCTGTTTGGTGACGGCCCTAGATTTATGCAGGATAAAAACCTCAACGAAGAGGATACGATCTTTGATATTTCCGCGCTGTTTATCGAATCTCCCGGCGAGAATACGATCAAACTGAAAAAGGATTTTTTCATCAAAAGAGATTCCATTTCCCAGATCTGCGAAAAATGCGCTGGGATCGGTCTTTTTTCCTTTCAGACCAATTCTCCTTCCGGAGGTCAAGGACACTTAACGTCTATTCGCGGAGGCGGGCCTCTGACTACATTCGTAACTTCCAAATTAAAAGATCCTAAAAAAAATTCCCTCTGGTCGAAACTCTGGCTCAACGTTCTTCCGAAATCGTATTTTCAAGTTAACGGCCAAAAAAAGATTCCCTTCCAATCCGTTTTTCCTTGGACCAACCCGAAAATAGAAGATCTACAAACCAAAGGAAAAACGACCACTCCCCAAGACTTGCATCCGTTAAGCGTCTATTGGTCCTATCCGAGAAGAATCCTTCTGCGTAAGGAAGAGGAAAACGGCGTTTGCGATGTCTGCAATCGTTCTTCCTCCGTTTTGGTCCGTTCGTATCATACAAAAACCTACGGCCTGAGTTATTCGGAGGGAGGCTGGATTCATCCTTTCAGTCCTTACTATAAATCCAAGGAAAGTTGGCTTCCGTATCATCCTCAACCGGGAGGTATTCTCTATCACTATTGGCAGACGATCGCTCTGGGTAAGGGCCAAGAGGATCAAGCCGCCTTGGTCGTTCGTCGTTCTTTGAATCGGAAAATTCCGGGGGAACAGACTTCGATTCTAACCTTCGGCTACGATATGGACAACATGAAAGCCAGATGCTGGTACGAATCCGAGATTCCGTTTTTTAATATTCCTTCCGATAAAATCGAAAAATTCGAGGAACAGGTTTCGCAAATCCTAAACACAAGTACAGAGATTAAAAAAAATCTTCGTCAAGCGGTTTGTGACTTTTGGCTCAACAAAAAGAAAGATATCAAAGGGGATTTGGCGCCTTTAGGCGTTTCTTTTTTGAAAGATACAGAAAGTTCTTTCTACGATCTGATCCGAAACGTTAAAGAAAATCTGATCTCGGGGGCAACGGACTTTGTGACCCTGAAAAAAACCTGGCTGAAACTTTTAAACGAATCCGCTTGCAAACTTTTCGATCAGTATGTGGACTACTATAAACTCGGAGTCGAAGACCCTAAAAGAATCATAGAGGCAAGCAACAATTTGAAAACCTCCAATCTCGGTTCGAAAACTCGAAATATACTCGGACTGACCACACCGGAAAAACCCTCTAAAAGGAGAAAAAAATAA
- the cas6e gene encoding type I-E CRISPR-associated protein Cas6/Cse3/CasE, whose amino-acid sequence MFLSQLKLDTHNIHNKIVFNWIQNPYNIHQRLWMAFSENSPNNKLQNSPFLFQLEYNSDPGKISRRILVFSEKLPNWERAFQEFKVLTEIPVGNQIKQISPTFIQAGAVLRFSLTANPTKKLKDYRSLFKEELKDFPDKFEPSDRVSFLEGKSKLESLKKTLTKDQVNKLKSKRVGIYHEKELLDWLSRKGNDNGFSLVNAAVEYQSDFSANKIKGSSFPSIPKIHTVTFSGILKITDPTQFKFAYTKGIGSGKAFGCGMLLLAKT is encoded by the coding sequence ATGTTTTTATCACAACTTAAATTAGATACTCATAATATTCACAATAAAATTGTTTTTAATTGGATTCAAAATCCTTATAATATCCACCAAAGATTGTGGATGGCTTTTTCCGAGAATTCGCCGAATAACAAACTTCAAAATTCTCCATTCCTTTTCCAATTGGAGTATAATTCCGATCCCGGTAAAATTTCTCGGAGAATCCTCGTGTTTTCCGAAAAGCTGCCGAACTGGGAACGAGCCTTTCAGGAATTTAAAGTTTTAACGGAAATCCCGGTTGGAAATCAAATCAAACAAATTTCTCCGACTTTTATTCAGGCCGGTGCGGTTCTGCGCTTTTCCCTTACCGCAAACCCCACGAAAAAACTTAAGGACTATCGTAGTTTGTTCAAGGAAGAACTCAAAGATTTCCCCGACAAATTCGAGCCTTCCGATCGTGTTTCCTTTTTGGAAGGAAAATCAAAATTGGAAAGTCTGAAAAAAACTCTTACTAAGGACCAAGTTAACAAGTTAAAGTCGAAAAGAGTCGGAATTTATCACGAGAAGGAATTATTGGATTGGTTGAGTAGAAAGGGAAACGACAACGGCTTTTCTCTCGTAAACGCTGCCGTAGAATATCAATCCGATTTTTCCGCAAATAAGATCAAAGGCTCTTCGTTTCCATCCATTCCTAAAATTCATACCGTTACCTTTTCCGGTATTCTTAAAATCACGGATCCGACTCAATTCAAATTTGCTTATACGAAAGGTATCGGCTCCGGTAAAGCTTTCGGTTGCGGTATGTTGTTGTTAGCCAAAACATAA
- the cas3 gene encoding CRISPR-associated helicase Cas3' codes for MKSEEKSYYKYWGKANKEGNYHLLVYHCFDVAAVGEVYLSQNETLCVHFSQKLGIDPLTFKNLFVFFLILHDLGKFSDCFQSLIPDIKSAFGNSNSPIGPYSIRHDSLGYIFWGKWILKDERFGNYNGLLTEQNWLGWNRLQSSKDKSYFTEFTDVLIRCVTGHHGRPPSKNGYSGQTAVSLDSHFTETDRLAALDFSKEVNRILSPNLYFKGNFKTLYDSTLQISFWLAGLSVLCDWIGSNAEIFKYHTTPIDLEEYYTTISLNNASKAVKKSGILPSKIALNGNHFGIFEYLQEPTPLQKFCSEVVLPDSPSLFILEDVTGSGKTEAALILTHRLMQKNTYSGFYVGLPTMATANGMYRRMSSVYRNLYTKESLPSLVLAHGARNLSDSFQSSVISDNAILSDRNYSFQSEKNQEESASAICNIWLSDNQKKSLLADAGVGTIDQALLSVLSAKFQSLRMFGLSRKVLILDEVHSYDPYMVELICCLLKAQAKIGASVILLSATLPKILRKTFSESFALGLDTELQDIKSEEYPLVSLISDRPVVEETPISTRKEVSRKLNVKFFFNQEQVLQKILEISNQGRCVCWIRNTVSDASQAFSFLHSKLGDRVTLFHSRFAMGDRLNIESQILENFGIQSDQISRKGKVVVATQVVEQSLDLDFDCIITDLAPIDLILQRAGRLYRHSRDISGNIKQGLDERGVPILWIFSPEPIDDPKSDWFSRFSRGGSMVYSDHGKLWLTARLLQERKGWRMPEDARNLIESVYGTNVMVPQSFQENQSKVENDKKKRESAAALSTIRLELGYDSTLNETSWDDSKFSTRYGIDNSTKVVLAKFVSDRLVPWISDTNRDWQNSELPVPNYLVEKEFIFENSNLSEVISHCKKNLPDKGKHCVLLPLFYANNSWRGKALNKKNEVVSLTYDERFGFRKEK; via the coding sequence ATGAAATCCGAAGAAAAATCATATTACAAATATTGGGGGAAAGCGAATAAAGAAGGCAACTACCATCTTCTGGTCTATCATTGTTTCGACGTTGCGGCAGTCGGAGAAGTTTATTTATCTCAAAATGAAACCCTATGCGTCCATTTTTCTCAGAAATTGGGAATCGATCCCCTAACTTTTAAAAATCTTTTCGTTTTTTTTCTGATATTACACGATCTGGGAAAATTCTCGGATTGTTTTCAATCTCTTATTCCGGATATCAAAAGCGCATTCGGTAATTCTAATTCTCCAATCGGACCCTATTCCATACGACACGATAGTTTGGGTTATATTTTTTGGGGAAAATGGATCCTGAAAGACGAAAGATTCGGAAACTACAACGGACTTTTAACAGAACAGAATTGGCTGGGTTGGAACAGATTACAATCTTCCAAGGACAAAAGTTATTTTACAGAATTTACGGACGTTTTGATCCGTTGTGTGACGGGGCATCACGGACGTCCTCCCTCTAAAAACGGATATTCGGGACAAACAGCGGTCAGTTTGGATTCTCACTTTACTGAAACCGACCGGTTGGCCGCTTTGGATTTTTCCAAAGAGGTAAATCGTATCTTATCTCCAAACCTGTATTTCAAAGGGAATTTTAAAACATTATACGATTCTACGCTCCAAATTTCCTTTTGGCTTGCCGGACTTTCCGTTTTGTGCGATTGGATCGGTTCCAACGCCGAAATTTTCAAATACCACACAACGCCAATCGATTTAGAAGAATATTATACAACAATTTCATTAAATAACGCGTCGAAGGCGGTCAAAAAATCCGGGATTTTACCTTCCAAAATCGCTCTTAACGGAAATCACTTCGGTATTTTTGAATATTTGCAGGAGCCGACCCCTTTGCAGAAATTTTGCTCGGAAGTCGTTTTACCGGATTCTCCTTCCCTTTTTATTTTAGAGGACGTTACCGGTTCCGGGAAAACCGAAGCGGCTCTGATCTTAACTCATCGTCTTATGCAAAAAAACACTTACTCCGGTTTTTACGTGGGCCTTCCTACCATGGCTACCGCAAACGGCATGTACCGAAGAATGAGTAGCGTCTACCGGAATTTATATACGAAAGAATCCCTGCCCTCTTTGGTCCTCGCACACGGCGCTCGAAATTTATCCGATTCGTTTCAAAGTTCCGTGATTTCGGATAACGCAATTCTTTCGGATCGGAATTATTCCTTCCAATCCGAAAAGAACCAGGAGGAAAGCGCCAGCGCCATTTGCAACATTTGGCTTTCGGACAATCAGAAAAAAAGTCTACTCGCGGACGCAGGAGTCGGCACGATCGATCAAGCTCTTCTTTCCGTGCTCTCTGCTAAGTTTCAATCTCTTCGGATGTTCGGTCTTTCTCGAAAGGTTCTCATATTGGACGAAGTTCATTCTTACGATCCCTACATGGTCGAACTCATCTGTTGTCTTTTAAAGGCTCAGGCTAAAATAGGGGCTTCGGTGATTCTTCTCTCCGCCACCTTACCGAAAATCCTTCGTAAAACATTCTCCGAATCCTTTGCCTTAGGATTGGATACGGAACTTCAAGATATAAAAAGCGAGGAATACCCGCTTGTTTCTTTAATCTCCGATCGACCCGTTGTGGAAGAAACTCCGATTTCCACTCGAAAAGAAGTCAGTAGAAAATTGAACGTGAAGTTCTTTTTCAATCAGGAACAAGTATTGCAAAAAATATTAGAAATTTCTAATCAAGGACGTTGTGTCTGTTGGATTAGAAATACGGTTTCGGACGCCTCGCAGGCATTCTCTTTTCTTCATTCCAAGTTAGGCGATCGGGTTACACTTTTCCACTCTAGGTTTGCAATGGGCGATCGACTGAACATTGAATCCCAAATTTTGGAAAACTTCGGTATTCAAAGCGATCAGATATCGAGAAAAGGAAAAGTAGTCGTTGCAACCCAAGTTGTGGAGCAGTCCTTGGATTTGGATTTCGACTGTATCATCACGGATCTCGCTCCGATCGACTTAATTCTACAAAGAGCCGGTAGACTTTACAGACATAGTAGGGACATATCCGGAAACATCAAACAGGGATTAGACGAAAGAGGCGTGCCGATCCTATGGATCTTTTCTCCCGAGCCGATCGACGATCCGAAATCGGATTGGTTCAGTCGTTTCAGTCGAGGCGGGAGCATGGTTTACTCGGATCACGGTAAACTTTGGCTCACTGCAAGGCTTCTCCAAGAACGAAAAGGTTGGAGAATGCCGGAAGATGCAAGAAATCTAATAGAGTCCGTGTATGGGACCAATGTAATGGTTCCGCAATCCTTTCAAGAAAATCAATCCAAAGTGGAAAACGACAAGAAAAAACGGGAAAGCGCCGCCGCTTTGAGTACGATTCGTTTGGAACTAGGATACGATTCCACCTTAAACGAAACTTCTTGGGACGATTCCAAGTTTTCCACAAGATACGGTATAGACAATTCTACAAAAGTGGTTCTGGCCAAGTTCGTTTCCGATCGTTTGGTTCCTTGGATTTCCGACACAAATCGAGATTGGCAAAATAGCGAACTCCCCGTTCCGAATTATCTTGTGGAAAAAGAATTTATATTCGAAAATTCGAATCTTTCCGAAGTTATCTCTCACTGTAAAAAAAATCTACCGGATAAAGGCAAACATTGCGTTTTACTTCCCTTGTTTTACGCAAACAATTCTTGGAGAGGCAAAGCCCTTAACAAAAAGAACGAAGTCGTATCCCTTACTTACGACGAAAGATTCGGTTTTAGAAAAGAGAAATAA
- the casB gene encoding type I-E CRISPR-associated protein Cse2/CasB, whose product MRFYENKEKFKEIIINWWTDLRSQTGDRAALRRCSNGLDTLSISYTHKLISKLFQEGFQFFPDKIGPIAGILSHIEEDNPSVSFARSMARKEGERPVINEIRFRKILQYSDILSEELFYQNMIRIVKNLKKKANLSDLSLSIYSWNQKTKKDWAYDYYGTPTSENDLDNLENPQGENQ is encoded by the coding sequence ATGAGATTTTACGAAAACAAAGAAAAATTTAAGGAAATTATAATAAACTGGTGGACCGATCTGAGATCCCAGACGGGGGACAGAGCCGCCCTGAGAAGATGTTCCAACGGATTGGACACTTTGTCGATCTCTTATACCCATAAACTGATCTCCAAACTCTTCCAGGAAGGGTTTCAATTTTTTCCGGATAAAATCGGTCCGATCGCAGGTATTCTTTCTCATATCGAAGAAGACAATCCTTCCGTCTCATTTGCACGCAGCATGGCGCGAAAAGAGGGAGAAAGGCCGGTCATAAACGAGATCCGCTTCAGAAAAATATTACAATATTCGGATATACTTTCGGAAGAACTATTCTACCAAAATATGATCCGGATCGTCAAGAACCTGAAGAAAAAAGCGAATCTTTCAGACCTTTCCCTTTCCATTTACTCTTGGAATCAAAAAACCAAAAAAGACTGGGCCTACGATTATTACGGAACCCCAACAAGCGAAAACGACCTCGACAATTTAGAAAATCCTCAAGGAGAAAACCAGTGA
- the cas7e gene encoding type I-E CRISPR-associated protein Cas7/Cse4/CasC produces MNRFIQIHFLTSYPPSNLNRDDLGRPKTAFLGGTNRLRISSQSLKRAWRTSDLFRETLSGHIGIRTKEKGKEIYQKLLDGKIPEKNARTWSKSIAGIFGKLKNPSEKELEKNPLLDLEIEQLAHFNKEENEAISSLIQKLIDTKKEPFNEDLNLLKKENSSSDIAMFGRMLASKPAFNVEAAVQVAHAITVHKVAIEDDFFTAVDDLNSGIEDVGAGHLGDVEFGSGLFYLYICINRDQLLNNLNGNKDLAKRTVRALVETSSTISPTGKQNSFASRARALYCMIEKGNEQPRSLHTAFLNSVEDKGILNAAISKLESVRQNFEKVYGSCASGGFKIFNVDSGSGSLKEILDFTQED; encoded by the coding sequence GTGAACCGTTTCATCCAAATCCATTTCCTTACCTCTTATCCTCCCTCCAACTTGAATCGGGACGATTTGGGAAGACCCAAAACCGCGTTTCTGGGAGGGACAAACAGACTTAGAATTTCCTCCCAAAGTTTAAAAAGGGCCTGGAGAACTTCGGACCTTTTTCGGGAAACATTATCCGGTCATATCGGAATCAGAACCAAAGAAAAGGGGAAAGAAATTTATCAGAAATTATTGGATGGAAAAATCCCCGAAAAAAACGCAAGAACTTGGAGTAAGTCGATTGCGGGCATATTCGGAAAACTTAAAAATCCTTCTGAAAAAGAATTGGAAAAAAATCCTCTTTTGGATCTGGAAATAGAACAACTTGCCCATTTTAACAAAGAAGAGAACGAGGCGATTTCCTCCTTAATCCAAAAATTGATCGATACCAAAAAAGAACCTTTCAACGAGGATCTGAATCTTTTAAAAAAAGAAAATTCCTCTTCGGATATTGCTATGTTCGGTAGAATGCTCGCTTCCAAACCCGCGTTTAACGTTGAAGCGGCCGTTCAAGTCGCTCACGCGATTACGGTTCATAAGGTTGCGATCGAAGACGATTTTTTTACGGCGGTAGACGACTTAAACAGCGGAATCGAGGATGTGGGAGCCGGTCATTTAGGTGACGTGGAATTCGGTTCCGGTCTTTTTTATCTTTATATCTGCATCAACCGGGATCAGCTTCTTAACAATCTGAACGGCAACAAAGATCTGGCCAAACGAACCGTAAGAGCATTAGTCGAAACATCATCTACGATTTCTCCCACGGGAAAACAAAACAGTTTCGCTTCCAGAGCGAGAGCTTTGTATTGTATGATAGAAAAGGGAAACGAACAACCCAGATCCCTACATACAGCGTTTCTGAACTCCGTGGAGGACAAAGGAATTTTGAACGCGGCGATTTCGAAATTGGAATCCGTCAGACAAAACTTCGAAAAAGTATACGGGTCCTGCGCGTCCGGCGGTTTTAAAATTTTCAACGTGGATTCCGGAAGCGGCTCCTTAAAAGAAATATTAGATTTTACTCAAGAGGATTAG